The Anabaena sp. PCC 7108 region CAGGAGAAGAACGCAGCGATTTACGTCTACGGGCTGGAGAGAATTTGCAAAAATTCCAGGTTTCTATGTCTCCAGAACGTCTAGAAGCGGAAACTCAGTTGCATGAGTGCGATCGCATAGTCAGACTTTGTGGATTTATGATTCTCCAACCCCAGCAAGAACGATTGCAAAAACTCAGTCAAGAACTGGAATCTGCAATTAACAACAATAACCGCTCCGCAATGGAGTATCATAGCGAAGAAGCAAGACGAGAACTCAGCAACCTACCCGAAGAAGTACAGGTAATTCAAGCTTGTATTATCGCCATTCAACAAGCCAAAGCAGTCGCACCTACCCAAGCAAATGCGATGTCTGACAAACTTTCCCGCATACTAACGGCGATGGAAAATAACGATAGCAACGAAGCCGAACGTTTGTTGCGTGAACTACAACCAGATGTCCAACATTGGCTAAATCAAGATTTACCAACTAATAGCATTATCACAGGACTGACGCGATGAATACCAAGCTCAACTGTCCTGTGTGTGGTTATCAAGAAATTGAGGGTAATATTTGCCCTAACTGTGATGCTAATCTTACCCTCATTCGCACACTTCAAGATTTACCTCAACTAGAAAAACCGCTTTTACAAAGCAAATTTAGTAAATGGACTTTGACTGTAGCTCTGCTAATGTTGATCATAGGTATTGGATTAGGTGCAGGAGGCAGTTTTTTGATTTTGCAATCATCTCCTTCTACTTCCACAATAGTTAGTACCCCCAAAGCAGCTATAAATTCATCTTTGACATTGAAGCAGCCACCAAAATCAATTTTTTACACAGTTAAATCAGGAGATAGCCTGAGTTTAATTGCTGAAAAATTTTGTGGACAAGGAACTGATTGGCAAATAATGGTTCCAGCTAACCCTTTCTTAGAAAAACGGGAAAACTACTATATAGATCCTGGGGAAAAATTAGCGATTCCTCATAGTTGTCAGGAGAAGAATAAATGAGCCTTCTTGACAGCATCAAAGAAACAAGTCAGAAAGCCGAAAAACTTGCTCAACATAAGCAACTACGGGAAGCCATTACTATTAGTCAAACCGCACTCGCTGTTTGGGCAGAAAAACCGGGTTTTTGGGAACGTTGGCTAGGTAAATTATTAATCGGTAATCTTGTCAACAAACTAGAACAACAATTAGAAAATTGGCGTAAACAAGTTGCAGAAGCCGATAATTTAGCTCATCAAGCCCAATTGATTCTTGAGCGAGATCATGGCGATCCTTTTGAAACTCAAGCTTTATCTAGTGCGATCGCAATTTATCATCTTCATAACCGAATTCTTCACGATAAGCAGGTATCATTAGCGATTCAAAACAGCCAACAGGAACTGGAAAAGCGAGAACAATTTCAAGTCTTGGTGAAGCAAGCACAATCACAGGCAGAAAATCGCTTTTTTATCAATGCACTCACCACATATCAAGAAGCTGAAAATTTATACTCTACAGATTCAATAAAACAAGCTATTTCAGAAGTTAAAATCCAAGTTCAGCAAGAAGAAATTTACACTTCGGCGCTAGAAAAAGCACAGCAAGCTGTATCTGAAGGCAGATTACGGGGAGCGATAGCACTTTTAGATTTTTCTTTGGCAAACTTTCCTCGTTCTGATGGCATAAATTTACTCAAAAAGATAAAATTAATAGTCCAAGGTAGAGAACTATTCCGTCAAGGATTAGCAGCCGAAAAAGCCGGTTCTTTACCAGCAGCTAAATCTTTGTATGAAAATGCAAAATCCCTTTTACCTGATTTTACAGATTGCCAAATCCGCTTAGGTTTAGTTGCAATTAAAATGCAAGATTGGGAAAATGCACTATCTCACTTACAAGGTTTATCAGGACAACAAGCTGCTTATTTACGAGGTTTTGCACTAGCGCAACAAGCAAATTTACAGTTAGCTTATCGAGAATGGCAAGATATATCTGCTGCATCAATAACTGAACAACGAGAAATTGTTAAACGCATTGCTCAACATCAACGTTTACTATGTTTACAGAATATTGAAGAATTAGTCAAAGCTGAAAATCTAGAAGCAGCAAAAAGATCCAGTACGGAATATATCCAAAAATTTGGAGATAATTCTGTGGTTGAACTTAATCTTCAAGAACATATTCAACCAAGTTTAGAAGCATCTGTTTGGAAAGATTCAGACTGGACAAATATTGCTAATAAAATGCAAAATATCTGGATTGTTAATCCTAATATTACGACATTACACAATTGGACAGTAGCTAATTATTATCATTCCCAAAACCATCCTGATAAATTATTAGATTTAATTATTTCTGTATTTACTGCAATAGCAAATTTAACAATAGATCCAACTCTGGAAGATGTACCTTGGTTGGGAAACCAAGCTGTTGATTTTACTTCTATATCTGTAGAACTAAAACGCCGTTTAGAAGCAGCAATTGATAATATCAAAAATACCAATATTGAAGATTATGACGCTTATTTAAATCTGCGTGATTACTACCGTTGGGAGTTAGTCGCACTCAGATTTATGGGTGAACCGGCGAACTCAGGAATACAAGTCAATAATGTATTTATCACACCTGGATGTTATCAACAATTTAGTTCCCAATGGCAAAATTTAATCAGATATACAATAGATCCTAGTCAAAAAATTCTCCGTTCTCTTTATACACCTTGGGGTTTAGCAGTAGCAGCTTGTTTAGAAAGTGATATTCAAAGAGCAATTGAAATCAAACCTGTAAATCAAGCTACTAATGAAGTTGAAGAATTTGCCCATAACTTCATCGCTTATTATCAAGGTTGCTATTACTTACAGCAACAAAAATGGCAATTAGCAATTCTACCGTTACAAGATGCTATAGCCGAAATTGAAGATAATCAAGATTGGCAAAAAGAAATCGATAGACTTTTTAGTTTGCAACGTCAAACCATATCAGAATTTCCAGAACATTTAAAATTTGCTCAGTTTTGGTATGATATTATCAGCAGTAATTCCGCTAGAAGTTATTTAGCTGAATATAAAGCAGAAGAAATCAGAAAGCAACTGATTAATGAAGAAATTACCGCAGTAAAAGCTTTAGAAAAACTGCAAGAAATTAAAAATATTGATGACGATAATCCTGTTGTCATCAGCATGATCGAAAAGGTGGAATTTAACCAAGATTTGGAAAAAATCGAGCAACTTTTTCATCAAAATCGTTTTGAAGAAATGGTAAGTAAAGCTAAAAAATCACGCTATGATAGAGTACGTTATATTGTCGCCGAACTTTTTATTGATTTATTAATTAATGGGATTAAAAATGATACTTTAACTGATGGTGAAGCCATCCTTAATCTAGGAAAATGGGCTTTTGAAATCTGCCCAGATGAACCTGCATTCCAAGAAATTTACCGTAGCCTAAGATTGTGTTGATAGGAGTTTGCTGATGGGTATAGCAATTGGAATTTGTTTTGGCTCAAAAAACTCTATTGCATCGTTCAAACTGCAAGATATAGAAATTGTAACAGCTAACAATAATACACCTCCAGACCGGAAGTTCACTCGTTCTGTGGTTGCTTACGACCAAGGTAAATTTTTAGTCGGAGATCAGGCTTACAATAAGATATATCATGACCCAGAAAATGTAATTCTTTCAATCCGAAGCTTGATGGGGCGTGGCTATGAAGATCCTTTTGTTCAAGTATTTCGTTCAAATGTGGGTTACAAAATTACACCACCAAGCAATGGGACAAAACATAGCTTATCTATATGGCTAGGAGGTAAGGAATACCAGCCAGAAGATATTGCGGCAGAAATTTTTAAACAACTTGTTCAAAATGCCCAAGCTTATCGGCAAGGAATGGGCAAAACTGGGGAAATCATTAATCAAGCTGTCATTACTATTCCTGCCTATTTTAACGATAAACAACGCTACGCTACCCTCACCGCAGCCCTCAAAGCTGGACTTATTCCTTTGGAACTGCTACCAGAACCGACAGCAGCAGTAATATCCTATGGGTTTCCACCTAATAGCAACGATAACGATGTCAAGACAATTTTGGTTTATAACTTTGGCGGTACGACATTTGATGCTTCAATAATTACCGCAGCCGGAACTTCATTTATTGAACAGGGGAAAGCGAGTGATTTGTGGCTAGGTGGTGATGATATCGACTCGCGGTTGATGCAGTTTGTAAAAAAGCAAGTCGCGTTGCAAGAAAGAATTAGTGATATTGATTCCTTAATTTCTAAAATGCCCTATTATCAACAGGTGCGATTTAACGCTGATTTAAAGATTGCGGTAGAACAGGCAAAAGTTGAATTAAGTAATGCGAAATCTGCTCAAATTACCCCGGCTACTCAATTACTTGATGAATTGGGAATTGCAATTCCCATTGAGGTGGAAATCACCCGCGAGCAATTTGAAATCATGATTAATGATTTGGTAGAGCGTTCACTACAAATTTGCCGACAAGCTTTAGAGTATGCTCAATATCACTTGGAAATGGTAGACGTGGTGCTTTTGGTTGGTGGTTCTTCCCAAATTCCTTTGGTACAAAGCAAACTTAAAGAAGCTTTTGGCGCTAATAAAGTAGTTTTACATCCCCGGCCTATGTACGCAGTGGCTGAAGGTGCGGCGATTGTGGCGGATGGACAAACAGATAAAGTCACCACAGTATCCCGCGATTATGTCATAAAATTAGCAGAGGGCAAGTATACAAAAGTGATTAATCGGGGTGATATTTTGCCAGTGACAACATCCCACACTTTTAAAACTATAGCTAAGGGACAACGCTTAATTCATTTTCAGTTTTTCAGCCCAGATGAAAATAACAATTACGAAAGAATTGGGGAAATTTGGCTAGGTTTAGAGAAAAAATATCCAGCGGGAACCGAAATTACTATTTATTTTGAGTTGGATGAAAAAAATAGTAATTTAAAAATTTCGGCTACTTTAAAAAATGACCCTTCCCTAGAAGTTATTTGTAATTTTACCCGTGGTCGTGCTGATGAGAGGATATATCAAGACTTAGAGGAAGCAATAGAGGAAGTGAATAATAAAAATCTCACTGCTTATGATATGGAAGAAGTTTTAAAATTAGCAGTACCAGTTATGCAGTTAGCTAACCAAATTATTAATCCTGTCACAGGAGAAGAACGCAGCGATTTACGTGATCGCGCCCTAACAATTCTGCAAAAAATGAAAGAAGCAGTAGCGGTTCCTAAAATGACAAGCAAATCAAACCCAAATAATCTTAACCCCTACGATATTCTCGGTATATCTCAAGCCGCATCAAAAGCTGAAATTACCAAAGCTGTAGCCTTAGCAATGAAGCGCAAGCAATATCCTGTAGATGTGATTGCTAAAGCGCAAAAAAGCTTGATGAAGTCAGAAGAAAGAATAATTGCTGACTATTTGCGTCCAATATTGCCAACTATTAAGCGCTTCAAGTATAGTAACTTAGAGGCGTTGGCACAAGCAGCACCGTCACTGACCTTATTATCAGAATTTGATAATTTAGATCATGCGATCGCTCAAGCCAAGCAACAAGAAAACCTAGAACGAGAACCTTTACCAATTCCTTTATCAGAACTATTCACAGAAGGCATGACAGCCTGTAGAGAAGGACGCTACCCCAAAGCGATCAAATACCTAGAAGACTACTGCCAAGGCTGTAAAGAACACAATAGTCAAAACTATCTGCAAGCGCAAATTTGGTTGATTAAAGCCTATCAAATGGGTGGACAATTACAAAGAGCGATCGCTATTTCACGAATGTTGAGTAATCATACTCATCCTCAAGTCAATACTTGGGCTAACAAGATATTAGCTATGTTATCTAAAGAAGCTTCCCGTGTCTGAATTACCGCCAATTTATCCTCTGAGTCAAGAGTTACGCAATTTAGTTATCCAAAAATTGGGGATTCTTGAAAAAGAAAATGTTGTCTTGCAACAATCCCTAAGAGAACAAAAAACTCAAACTGCAGCCCAAACTGAAGATCTATTTTTAGAACTGTTAGAAGTTGCTGATGCACTAGAAGCGTTATTACACTATCTAGAAAATAACCCTAATCCGAGTCCAGAATTTATAGAACGCTTACCCCGTTCCATAGCCGCAGTTAATCGGAAATTTCTTAGTGTATTAGGAAAACGCCAACTTTTACCTATAGAATTGACGGGTACAGAACCAGATTTTAACTTGTGTCGAGTTATAGATCGAGAAGAAAGAACGGATGTTCCCGACCAAACAATTACTAAAATTGTCCGTCGCGGATTTCGTTGGGGTGAGAAAATTCTCCGCCCTACAGAAGTAATTACCGCTAAAGTAGAATCAAATTTAGATGATAATATAAATGAAACTATAAATGAAACTATAAATGAAACTATAAATTAATATTCAGATTATTTATTTGTAAAGGTTCGCACAGAACCAAAAGTACTAATAAATATACCTTTAGAGTCACAATAGTCAAGGTAGTTCCAAATTTAAACTTGTTGAAAAATACTATGAATCCTGACAAAAGTAATATTAAAGAAACTTCCACATCCTCAAAAACATGGCATGGTTGGCAAGAAAATCTGAATTTAATTGCGATCGCTTTATGTTTAGCACTCCTAATCAGAACTTTTATCGCTGAACCTCGGTTAATTCCATCAGCATCAATGTACCCCACCTTACACACAGGCGATCGCTTGGTAGTAGAAAAAGTATCCTATCGTTTTCACCTTCCCAAAACTGGCGATATAGTCGTTTTTTCCTCACCACCAGAATTGCAACGTCGGGGATATGAAAAAAATCAAGCCTTTATCAAACGGGTAATTGGTATGCCCGGAGAGGTAATTAGTGTTAATAAAGGTAAAGTTTACCTTAATGGTCAACCCTTACCAGAAGACTACATCGCCGAACCCCCAAATCAACCATTCCCACCGGTAACAGTCCCAGAAAATGAATTTTTTGTGATGGGAGACAACCGCAACGATAGCAATGACTCTCGCTACTGGGGCTTTTTACCACGCAAAAACCTCATCGGTCGCGCTACCTTTCGCTTCTGGCCTTTAGACCGTCTGGGGGTAATTTAATCATTGGTGATTAGTGATTGGTGATTGGTGATTGGTTATTAGTCATTGGTGATTGGTGATTGGTTATTAGTCATTGGAGAAAAACCAATACCCAATCTCCGCTTCACCGCGTCTCCCCACCTGTCACCTTCTTCCTAAAACCGCAGATAATACATTAATTGAGCGATCGCTTCACCAGATAATTCTAGACGTTGCTGAAAATCAACCAGATTACGATAAGGCCCAGCAGTAACACGGTTCTGCAATACGGCTTGTGCTAGGGGCAAATCTATAAAGGGAATTTTTGCTAAACTCTCTAATGTTGCTGTATTCGGGTTCAGCAAATAAGTAGGTTTATCTAGAGATTCGTCATCATAGTAACTAAAATTAAGTAGAGGTTTTAGTGGTTCTAGCCGCTGTACAGGCACACTCAAAGCCGCAGCAATATCCTCAATACAATAAAATTTAACACCAGAGCGGGAAAGTTCCACAAGCGATCGCCCTTGATGAATAGACAAACCAGGTAAACGCAGCCAATCATCAACAGTGGCAAGATTTGCATCAATACGCATACCCAATTGTGCCGCCATCTGAATTTCTTCCCCAGATTGGAGACGATAGTAAGGATCATTCAGCAACTTGGCGCGGAGTTTTTGCAATTTCAGATTTAAAGGTAGCCAGTTGTTCATCGTTTGTGATTACCTTAAGAAATCTGGTCTAGGAGATGGCGACGCTTTTGCTCAAATTCATACTCTGAAATTAAACCATCTTGGCGCAAAGCATCCAACTCACGTACAGCACTAGCTACTGATTCTACTTGATTACCAACCTGGAGAGAAACCTTAGCTGCTGACTTACCGAAATTAAAATTCCGGTCAAAAGCCTCTTCATCTTGGGCTAAATACCAAACTCCCTCTATAGCACTAGCCACCTTAGGGATTGGTGTCCAAGATAACAAAACATATAAAATTCCCCATAGTGGTTGTCCTAAGTAAAATTTATGTAATCCTGAAATTGTCATTGTGCCAGAAAAAGCTAAAATGGCAGCAATACTTCGGCTTTTCCGTTTTTTTAAAATCATTTCCATAAACCTCCAAATACCACAATTTCTAAGACAAAACAGCCATAATAGCCAATTTACCCAAATATCAAGCTGCTTTCACTTCTGACTCCTGCTATCAACAGAAACTCTTTGCATTGAATAAAATATTCTGAACTTAGCTTTGCTGCCACCTTAAAGCTTGTATATACAAATTCTACTAAAATGTCACAGAACTTCCTGCCACCAGAAGCACTTGAACTACTCATTGACCCTTATTCTGTTTTGGGAGTTTCTGTAAATGCTAATGATCATCAAGTTTTTAAACGTTATCATGCCTTAGCAAAGCAACTACATCCTGATAACTATATTAACAGCAATAAGTTAGATGCAGAATTAGGCAAAGTTATATTAACTCGTTTAATTAACCCAGCTTACCAGGAATTAAAACATACAAAAAAGCGTCTTAGTATAGCCCAGACATTACGCTCAAAAGCTATAGACTTAGACAAACAGTCAGTTTTAGGTCTTCAAGCTGGACTCAATCTCGACATCATGTCTATGTCTCCCAATGAAGCCGAATTCTTCTATGAAAAAGCTATAACTTCTTATGCATCTGCTCAATATAAGTCACTCCTACAATCACATCAAGTTACTAAAAAAATCAGTCAACTGAATTTAGTTTACTTATCGTTACACAAAAAAGATGCCTTAACAACTGAACAGTGGACAACTTCATCTAAGTCCATCATCCCCCGTCCAGAAATCAAACCAGTCGAACTGAAATTACCTCAAGATAAAAATCTTACCTCCGTTCCGATTAACTATGCTCGACGTAACTATGAGCGGGCTGTTCAGTATGGAGAACAAGGAAAATGGGATTTAGCCGTACAGGAACTACGCGATGCTATCAAGCTAGAACCAAATAACAGCGACTATTATGCTTTACTGGGGGTAGTACATTTCCAACAGAAATTCACAGGAATGGCCAAAGTTTACATCCGTCAAGCATTAAAGTTGAACCCCAAGCAACCCCTAGCTTTGAAATACGCTGCTCAATTGAACATTCAAGCTACTGAAAACGGTAATCCTAAATCAGTCGCCAAAGCTGTGGGTATTGCAGCCTTATTAAATCGCTTTTTCTCTAGAAAAGATTCTTAAGCCTGTGAAAGAAACAGGGATAGTTACGTAAAATTTCTTATTTGCTAGTAACCTGTCAGCATTTCTATTTAATTAATTTTGAATTTTGAATTGATTTGTCCCCTAGACTAAAATATAGATAGAGGCAAAATTTGAAATTACTGAGTAATCACACTCAGTTGAATAAAAGCAAAATGGGATTCTTTGATTCTGAGATAGTTCAGCAAGAAGCCAAACAGCTGTTTGAAGATTATCAAGCGCTGATTCAAATTGGCAACAACTACGGCAAATTTGACCGCGAGGGCAAAAAGCTGTTTATTGAGCAAATGGAAGCAATGATGGATAGATATCGCGTCTTTATGAAGCGGTTTGAACTATCAGAAGACTTCATGGCGCAAATGACCATACAGCAACTAAAAACACAGCTGGGTCAGTTTGGTGTCACTCCACAACAAATGTTTGAGCAAATGAATGTCACCCTGCAAAGGATGAAAACAGAGCTAGAAAAACAATTATGACTGGAAATGGGGAGATGGGGAGACGCGGGGACGCGGGGATGGGGAGGGTGTTTATCTTTCTTCTTCCTACACCCTTCTTCCTACACCCTGCTCCCTGCTCCCTGCTCCCTGCTCCCTGCCTCCTGTAACACTAATTTGATTTAGGACGAGGAAATTGAGAGGGCGACTTGAATTTTTCTACAGGTACATCCTTAAGAGCTTTAACCATAAAATCACGCCAGATAGGAGCAACCATTCCACCACCTGTTGCACCACTGGACAACTGACGGTTATCATCCCTTCCTACCCAGACAGCAGTTGTGAGTTGCGGTACTGTACCCACAAACCAAATATCTTTTTCAGAGGAAGTTGTTCCCGTCTTACCTGCAACTGGCCTACCGAGAGCAGCCCCTTTGCCTGTACCATTATTAACTACAGATTGCAGGACATCAATGATCGCTGCCGATGCCCAAGGATCAAGCACTCGCTGTGGTTTGGGTGTGTTGTCGAGTAACACATTCCCACTGCTATCTGTGACGCGCACAATTACTGTTGGTGGTGACTGCCAGCCATAATTAGCGAAGGTAGCATAGGCACTAGCCATTTCTAAAGGTGTCACACCAATTGCACCCAGAGGCAAAGAAGTTACCGGTTCCATTGGACTCATAATGCCCAAGGTGCGGCAGGTTTCAATTACTCTATTCATACCCACAGCTTTACCAATCTTAATCACCGGGATATTGCGAGACTGGGAGAGAGCAGTACGAATTGACATAGCTCCGCTAAAGCCGCCATCATAGTTTCTCGGATAATACCAACCATTACCATCTCGGTAGCTAACTGGAGAATCTACCACTGTGCTATCTGGTGCATATTTGCCCGTAGCAAAGGCTGTATAGTAAACAAAAGGTTTAAAAGAAGATCCTGGCTGACGTTGAGCTTGGGTGGCGCGGTTGAATTCACTGGCTTTAGGATCTACGCCACCGACTAGAGCTTTGACAAAATGTGTGCGGGGGTCAACTGACACAAGGGCAATTTGATTCTTGTATAAACCTTGTCCAAGTAAAGTTTTATGCCACTTGTTAACTGTTGCCTCTGCCATTTCTTGAAATTTGGCATCAACTGTGGTCTGCACCCGCATTCCCCCTTTTAGCAGCGCTTCCCGCCCAAACTTTTTCGCTAATTCTTGAGCTACGGTATTGGTGATATAAGGTAAAGCACTGCCTTGAAATGACCTAATTCTCCCCAGTTTGATTTCTTGCTTGAGAGCATCGTCATATTCCTTTTGGGTGATCCAGGTCAATTCCAGCATCCGCCCCAGAACTTCTTTTTGTTTGAGTTTAGCCAGCTTCATATTGGCAAATGGGCTGAATTCTTCTGGGGCTGGGATTAAACCTGCCATCATTGCTGACTCAGCCAAAGTTAAAGTTTCTGATGACTTGTTAAAGTAACTGCGTGCAGCTGTTTGGACACCGTAGTTGTTATGACCCCAATAAACTTGATTGAGGTACATTTCTAAAATTTGGTCTTTGGTGAGAATTTGCTCTAGTCGAATTGCTAGTACAGCTTCTGCTAATTTGCGAGTAAAAGCACGCTTTTGAGATAAAAACAGGTTTTTCACCAACTGCATGGTGATGGTAGAACCACCTTCTTTCACACCCCCTGCTACCAAGTTGACTATAACAGCCCGTCCAACACCACTAGGGTTAATACCGTGGTGAGTGTAAAAGTTAGCATCTTCACTAGCTAATACTGCCCGTTTGAGATTGGGGGAAATTTTATCTAGGGGTACAACTTCTCGGTTTGCTTCCCCGTGAACACTTGTTAGGAGCTTACCTTTAATGTCATATATGTGTGTAGTTTCTGAGGGAAAAAAGTTACGTAGTTGTCTAACATCAGGCAAATTACGGAAACTAATGGCTAGTCCCACCAGTCCTCCCGCGACAATAGAGCTGGCCAGCAATGTGATAGATAAAAGAGTGCCGCCAGTTACCTGACCGACTCCTTTAAGAAACTCAAAGCCAGATGAAGCCTGCTCTGGTGGCTGTTTATCTTCAAAAGTCCTAGACGACACGGCTATCTCACTTCCTCACTTATAAATATGAATGTAATTCATTAAATGGAATCAGATGGTTAATTTTTTGCAATTATAGTAGTTTGGCAGCGCAGAAAACGGATAATTTGCCAGTGAACATAACTAACCTAATTTCTAAAGTGCAAAGTGTAGTTAATTGTGAATCTCTTAGTATGGCTCAAGATTTCTCCTGGTTGCATCGTGGTGTGACAGAAATTTTTCCTCAACCTCATGATGATAGTGAAGCTGAAAGTCTAGAACACCGGTTAACAAATGCGAATCGTCCTTTAAGAATCAAGCTGGGTATTGATCCTACGGGTGCGGATATTCATCTTGGTCATAGTATACCAGTACGCAAACTACGGGCTTTTCAGGATGCTGGTCATACAGCTGTTTTGATTATTGGTGATTTTACCGCACGTATTGGTGATCCTACGGGTAAATCTGATGTGCGTCGTCAACTGACAGAGGCAGATGTGGCAGAAAATGCCCAAACTTATCTTGACCAAGTTCGTCCTATTTTAGATTTTGACACACCCGGTAGGTTGGAGGTGCGTTATAACTCAGAATGGCTTTCCCATTTAAATTTGGGGAAAACTTTAGAGTTGCTCTCGACGATGACTGTGGGGCAGATGTTAGCCAAAGAAGGTTTTGCGGAACGTTATAAAAAGGAGAATCCGATTTTTCTCCATGAGTTCCTGTATCCATTAATGCAAGGTTATGATTCTGTGGCTGTTGATGCTGATGTGGAGTTGGGCGGAACTGACCAAAAGTTTAATATTGCTGTGGGGCGAGATTTACAACGCCATTTTGGTCTAAAGCCTCAGTTTGGGCTACTTCTGCCAATTTTGATTGGTACTGACGGTGTACAAAAAATGTCTAAGTCTTTAGGTAATTATGTCGCTTTGGGAGAACATCCTTCTCAAAAGTATCAAAAACTCCAAGGTGTGCCTGATAATTTACTATCTCAGTATTTTGAATTGCTGACAAATTTACCTTTGGATAGTCTGCCAGAAAAACCACGCGATCGCCAAGAATTTTTGGCTTGGGAAATTGTCAGACAGTATCACGGTGAACAAGCAGCTAATGAAGCCAAGGAAGCGGCAAGAAGCGGTGGGAAGGAAGGTGCTGTTCCCGAATTTTCTCTGGCTGCTATAGCTCAGTTTCCGGTGAAATTAACTTATCTTCTCGGTGCTACTGGTTTGTGTAAAAGTGCTAGTGAAGGCAAGCGGAAAATTCAGGAGGGTGGGGTACGTTTAGATGGTGATAAGGTGACTGATGTGGATGCTACTTTTGCTGCGCCTGGGGATTTATACGGTAAGGTTTTGCAAGTGGGTAAAAAGAATTTTGTTCGTTTTGTTCCGTAATTAATTTAATTAAACGCAGATAAACGCAAATGAACGCAGATGAACGGATTATTGTTCCTTTAGATGTACCAGATTTGGAAAGTGCGATCGCTCTTGTTGATAAACTTCCTCAAGTTACTTTCTGGAAAGTCGGTTTAGAATTGTTTACCAGCACTGGTCCAGCAATTCTAGAAATTCTTAAATCTCGCCAAAAGCGGATTTTTCTAGATTTGAAATTTCACGATATCCCCAACACTGTCGCCGGTGCTTGTCGCGCTGCGGCTAGTTATGGTGTGGATTTATTGACAATTCACGCTACTAATGGTAAAGATGCCCTGAAAGCTGCCGTGGAAGCGGTGCAAGTAGGAGCAGAAAAAGCGGGAACTAAACCGCCAAAATTAATCGCTATTACTCTGTTAACCAGCATTTCTACAAGACAATTGGCGTTTGAGTTGAAAATTCCTTTAGAATTGCCTGAATTTGCTTTACAAATGGCGCTTTTAGCTCAAGAATCGGGTTTAGATGGGGCGGTTTGTTCTCCCCAAGAAGTTGGACAATTACGGGAAAGTTGTGGAAATGACTTTTTACTAGTTTGTCCTGGTGTGCGTCCAACCTGGGCTGAAAAAGGAGATCAAAAGCGATCGCTCTCCCCGGCTCAAGCTATACTTGCAGGTGCAGATTATTTAGTTATTGGTCGTC contains the following coding sequences:
- a CDS encoding ComEA family DNA-binding protein, which produces MNNWLPLNLKLQKLRAKLLNDPYYRLQSGEEIQMAAQLGMRIDANLATVDDWLRLPGLSIHQGRSLVELSRSGVKFYCIEDIAAALSVPVQRLEPLKPLLNFSYYDDESLDKPTYLLNPNTATLESLAKIPFIDLPLAQAVLQNRVTAGPYRNLVDFQQRLELSGEAIAQLMYYLRF
- a CDS encoding NINE protein, with amino-acid sequence MLKKRKSRSIAAILAFSGTMTISGLHKFYLGQPLWGILYVLLSWTPIPKVASAIEGVWYLAQDEEAFDRNFNFGKSAAKVSLQVGNQVESVASAVRELDALRQDGLISEYEFEQKRRHLLDQIS
- a CDS encoding nucleotide exchange factor GrpE, whose protein sequence is MSELPPIYPLSQELRNLVIQKLGILEKENVVLQQSLREQKTQTAAQTEDLFLELLEVADALEALLHYLENNPNPSPEFIERLPRSIAAVNRKFLSVLGKRQLLPIELTGTEPDFNLCRVIDREERTDVPDQTITKIVRRGFRWGEKILRPTEVITAKVESNLDDNINETINETINETIN
- a CDS encoding Hsp70 family protein, giving the protein MGIAIGICFGSKNSIASFKLQDIEIVTANNNTPPDRKFTRSVVAYDQGKFLVGDQAYNKIYHDPENVILSIRSLMGRGYEDPFVQVFRSNVGYKITPPSNGTKHSLSIWLGGKEYQPEDIAAEIFKQLVQNAQAYRQGMGKTGEIINQAVITIPAYFNDKQRYATLTAALKAGLIPLELLPEPTAAVISYGFPPNSNDNDVKTILVYNFGGTTFDASIITAAGTSFIEQGKASDLWLGGDDIDSRLMQFVKKQVALQERISDIDSLISKMPYYQQVRFNADLKIAVEQAKVELSNAKSAQITPATQLLDELGIAIPIEVEITREQFEIMINDLVERSLQICRQALEYAQYHLEMVDVVLLVGGSSQIPLVQSKLKEAFGANKVVLHPRPMYAVAEGAAIVADGQTDKVTTVSRDYVIKLAEGKYTKVINRGDILPVTTSHTFKTIAKGQRLIHFQFFSPDENNNYERIGEIWLGLEKKYPAGTEITIYFELDEKNSNLKISATLKNDPSLEVICNFTRGRADERIYQDLEEAIEEVNNKNLTAYDMEEVLKLAVPVMQLANQIINPVTGEERSDLRDRALTILQKMKEAVAVPKMTSKSNPNNLNPYDILGISQAASKAEITKAVALAMKRKQYPVDVIAKAQKSLMKSEERIIADYLRPILPTIKRFKYSNLEALAQAAPSLTLLSEFDNLDHAIAQAKQQENLEREPLPIPLSELFTEGMTACREGRYPKAIKYLEDYCQGCKEHNSQNYLQAQIWLIKAYQMGGQLQRAIAISRMLSNHTHPQVNTWANKILAMLSKEASRV
- a CDS encoding LysM peptidoglycan-binding domain-containing protein; this translates as MNTKLNCPVCGYQEIEGNICPNCDANLTLIRTLQDLPQLEKPLLQSKFSKWTLTVALLMLIIGIGLGAGGSFLILQSSPSTSTIVSTPKAAINSSLTLKQPPKSIFYTVKSGDSLSLIAEKFCGQGTDWQIMVPANPFLEKRENYYIDPGEKLAIPHSCQEKNK
- the lepB gene encoding signal peptidase I codes for the protein MNPDKSNIKETSTSSKTWHGWQENLNLIAIALCLALLIRTFIAEPRLIPSASMYPTLHTGDRLVVEKVSYRFHLPKTGDIVVFSSPPELQRRGYEKNQAFIKRVIGMPGEVISVNKGKVYLNGQPLPEDYIAEPPNQPFPPVTVPENEFFVMGDNRNDSNDSRYWGFLPRKNLIGRATFRFWPLDRLGVI